A genomic window from Streptomyces sp. NBC_01429 includes:
- a CDS encoding HSP90 family protein, whose protein sequence is MNPDASVPSDASDASIPSDSIPSDASDPSVPAVNTFQVDLRGLVDLLSHHLYSSPRVYVRELLQNAVDATTARLLHEPGAPLRIRLIADGSTVVMEDSGIGLTSDEVHTLLATIGRSSKRDGLENARQEFLGQFGIGLLACFVVAQRIRVVSRSARTPDAPPVEWLARDDGSYTVRTLPHEARPEPGTTVHLEPRPGAEEWTDPRRVAELAADYGSLLPHDVTFTGPEATDRPLTERPAVWDRTYPTPTARRVALAGHCARVFGFTPLDSIELDLPVAGVRGVAYVLPAATSPAQRAAHRVYLKGMLLTDRADNLLPDWAFFARVVLDTDTLRPTASRENLYDDETLTAVREALGARIRNWLTELAAGDPDRLAAFLGVHHLGVKSMARHDTELFALMLPWLPFETSDGRVTLDEFARTHPRIHFTRTVEEFRQVSPIAAAHGLGVVNGGYTYDADLLALLPHIREGVTVTELDASAVTAQLDPVDARRELALAPFLATARTRLDALGCDVALRSYHPVTVPALFLDDREARHERDRAAAEEGADQLWSGILGALRGSAPRARLVLNDNNPLVRRIAAITDEELTGTAVESLYGQALLMAQRPLRPSDTSLLNRAFLGLLEWATHPLAAPTGTPGTGTSAQTGTPAAAHEEGDK, encoded by the coding sequence ATGAATCCTGACGCTTCCGTACCCTCCGACGCCTCCGACGCTTCCATACCCTCCGACTCCATACCCTCCGACGCCTCCGACCCCTCCGTGCCCGCGGTCAACACCTTCCAGGTGGACCTGCGCGGTCTGGTCGACCTCCTCTCCCATCACCTCTACTCCAGCCCGCGCGTCTACGTCCGCGAGCTGCTCCAGAACGCGGTCGACGCCACCACCGCGCGCCTCCTCCACGAGCCCGGCGCGCCCCTGCGCATCCGCCTGATCGCCGACGGCTCCACGGTCGTCATGGAGGACTCCGGCATCGGCCTGACCTCCGACGAGGTGCACACGCTGCTCGCCACCATCGGCCGCAGCTCCAAGCGCGACGGCCTGGAGAACGCCCGGCAGGAGTTCCTCGGCCAGTTCGGCATCGGGCTCCTGGCCTGCTTCGTCGTGGCCCAGCGCATCCGCGTCGTCTCCAGATCGGCCCGCACTCCCGACGCACCGCCCGTCGAATGGCTGGCCCGCGACGACGGCTCGTACACCGTACGGACCCTGCCGCACGAGGCACGGCCCGAGCCCGGCACCACCGTCCACCTCGAACCGAGGCCCGGCGCCGAGGAGTGGACCGACCCGCGCCGCGTCGCCGAACTCGCCGCCGACTACGGCTCCCTGCTGCCCCACGACGTCACCTTCACCGGCCCCGAGGCCACCGACCGGCCGCTGACCGAGCGGCCCGCCGTCTGGGACCGCACGTACCCCACCCCCACCGCCCGCCGCGTCGCACTCGCCGGGCACTGCGCGCGGGTCTTCGGCTTCACCCCGCTCGACTCCATCGAGCTGGACCTGCCCGTCGCCGGGGTGCGCGGCGTCGCCTACGTGCTGCCCGCCGCCACCAGCCCCGCGCAGCGCGCCGCCCACCGCGTCTACCTCAAGGGCATGCTGCTCACCGACCGGGCGGACAACCTGCTGCCCGACTGGGCGTTCTTCGCCCGCGTCGTCCTCGACACCGACACGCTGCGCCCCACCGCCTCCCGCGAGAACCTGTACGACGACGAGACCCTCACCGCCGTACGGGAGGCGCTCGGCGCCCGCATCCGGAACTGGCTGACCGAGCTGGCCGCCGGCGACCCCGACCGGCTGGCCGCGTTCCTCGGGGTCCACCACCTGGGCGTCAAGTCCATGGCCCGGCACGACACCGAACTGTTCGCGCTGATGCTGCCCTGGCTGCCGTTCGAGACCAGCGACGGCCGGGTCACCCTCGACGAGTTCGCCCGTACGCACCCCCGGATCCACTTCACCCGGACCGTCGAGGAGTTCCGCCAGGTCTCACCCATCGCCGCCGCGCACGGCCTCGGCGTCGTCAACGGCGGATACACCTACGACGCCGACCTCCTCGCACTGCTCCCGCACATCAGGGAGGGCGTCACCGTCACCGAACTCGACGCGAGCGCCGTCACCGCCCAACTGGACCCGGTCGACGCCCGGCGGGAGCTGGCGCTCGCCCCCTTCCTCGCCACCGCCAGGACCCGCCTCGACGCGCTCGGCTGCGACGTGGCGCTGCGCTCGTACCACCCCGTCACCGTCCCCGCGCTCTTCCTCGACGACCGCGAGGCCCGCCACGAGCGGGACCGCGCGGCGGCCGAAGAAGGCGCCGACCAGCTCTGGAGCGGCATCCTGGGCGCCCTGCGCGGCTCCGCGCCCCGGGCCAGGCTGGTGCTCAACGACAACAACCCGCTGGTACGCAGGATCGCCGCCATCACCGACGAGGAGCTGACCGGCACCGCCGTCGAATCCCTCTACGGCCAGGCCCTGCTGATGGCGCAGCGCCCGCTGCGCCCGTCGGACACGTCCCTGCTCAACCGGGCCTTTCTCGGTCTCCTGGAATGGGCCACCCATCCGCTCGCGGCCCCGACCGGCACCCCGGGGACCGGCACTTCGGCACAGACCGGCACCCCGGCCGCCGCTCACGAGGAGGGCGACAAGTGA
- a CDS encoding Clp protease N-terminal domain-containing protein — protein MFERFTEAARGVVTGAVSHSERMGTDSVTEEHLLLALLDRRGTRASFALTALGVGDRRGSLEDALADSRRRGGLSKADAEALAGIGIGLGEIVSKVEEAHGEGAMRADGRRGRWWTGHRSFVPGAKEILVEALRIARGRGDRHIGDEHLLLALTARPGVVAEVLADHGATYTAVERAMYGRTGDGANPGLAEAG, from the coding sequence ATGTTCGAACGGTTCACCGAGGCCGCGCGCGGTGTCGTCACCGGAGCCGTCAGCCATTCCGAGCGCATGGGGACGGACAGCGTCACCGAGGAACACCTGCTGCTGGCCCTCCTCGACCGGCGGGGCACGCGCGCGTCGTTCGCGCTCACCGCCCTCGGCGTCGGCGACCGGCGCGGGTCCCTGGAGGACGCGCTCGCCGACAGCCGACGGCGCGGCGGCCTGTCGAAGGCGGACGCGGAGGCTCTCGCGGGCATCGGGATCGGCCTGGGGGAGATCGTCTCGAAGGTCGAGGAGGCACACGGGGAAGGGGCGATGCGGGCCGACGGGAGGCGCGGCCGGTGGTGGACGGGGCACCGGTCCTTCGTCCCCGGCGCGAAGGAGATCCTGGTGGAGGCGCTGCGGATCGCCCGCGGCCGGGGCGACCGGCACATCGGCGACGAACACCTCCTGCTGGCGCTGACGGCCCGCCCCGGCGTGGTCGCCGAGGTCCTGGCTGACCACGGCGCCACCTACACGGCGGTGGAGCGCGCCATGTACGGCAGGACGGGCGACGGCGCGAACCCCGGCCTGGCCGAGGCGGGCTGA
- a CDS encoding helix-turn-helix domain-containing protein, with translation MTEATDLAERAGDRDPRVGLRAVAALRRLLEQLEAVQVRGARDQGWSWQEIADELGVSRQAAHKKHGRQ, from the coding sequence ATGACCGAAGCAACGGATCTCGCCGAGCGGGCGGGCGACCGCGACCCCCGGGTCGGGCTCAGGGCGGTCGCCGCGCTGCGCCGGCTGCTGGAGCAGCTCGAAGCCGTACAGGTGCGCGGCGCCCGCGACCAGGGCTGGTCGTGGCAGGAGATCGCGGACGAGCTGGGCGTCAGCCGGCAGGCCGCGCACAAAAAACACGGGAGGCAGTGA
- a CDS encoding zinc-binding dehydrogenase — translation MFAAYAAHTDFADPLKGLELGERPEPGTPPGWTTVRVKAASLNHHDLWSLRGVGLAEEKLPMILGCDAAGLDEDGNEVVVHSVIGGGDHGTEPRSILTEHYQGTFAERVAVPRANLLRKPEGLSFEEAACLPTAWLTAYRMLFTNAGVRPGDSVLVQGAGGGVATAAIVLGSAAGLRVYATSRDAAKRARAVELGALEAYEPGARLPHRVDAVIETVGAATWSHSIKCLRRGGTLVISGATSGDRPAHAELTRIFFLELRVVGSTMGSLGELEDLLAFCAVKGVRPVIDEVLPLDRAREGFERMAAGGLFGKVVLTP, via the coding sequence ATGTTCGCCGCCTACGCAGCACATACCGACTTCGCCGATCCCCTCAAGGGCCTTGAGCTGGGTGAACGCCCGGAGCCCGGGACGCCCCCCGGCTGGACCACCGTCAGGGTGAAGGCCGCCTCCCTCAACCACCACGATCTGTGGTCGCTGCGCGGGGTGGGCCTCGCCGAGGAGAAGCTGCCGATGATCCTCGGCTGCGACGCCGCCGGGCTCGACGAGGACGGCAACGAGGTCGTCGTCCACTCCGTCATCGGCGGCGGCGACCACGGCACCGAGCCCCGCTCGATCCTCACCGAGCATTACCAGGGCACCTTCGCGGAACGGGTCGCCGTGCCGAGGGCGAACCTGCTGCGCAAGCCCGAGGGGCTGAGCTTCGAGGAGGCCGCCTGTCTGCCCACCGCCTGGCTGACCGCGTACCGGATGCTCTTCACCAACGCGGGCGTACGGCCCGGCGACTCGGTTCTCGTCCAGGGCGCGGGCGGCGGCGTCGCCACGGCGGCGATCGTCCTCGGCAGCGCGGCGGGACTGCGGGTGTACGCCACCAGCCGCGACGCGGCCAAGCGGGCGCGCGCCGTCGAACTGGGCGCGCTGGAGGCGTACGAGCCGGGCGCGCGGCTGCCGCACCGGGTGGACGCCGTCATCGAGACGGTCGGCGCGGCCACCTGGTCGCACTCCATCAAGTGCCTGCGGCGCGGCGGCACGCTGGTCATCTCGGGCGCCACCAGCGGCGACCGTCCCGCGCACGCGGAGCTGACCCGGATCTTCTTCCTGGAGCTGCGGGTCGTCGGTTCGACCATGGGGTCGCTGGGGGAGCTGGAGGACCTGCTCGCGTTCTGCGCCGTGAAGGGCGTACGGCCGGTGATCGACGAGGTGCTGCCGCTGGACCGGGCGCGGGAGGGCTTCGAGCGGATGGCGGCGGGCGGGCTCTTCGGGAAGGTCGTGCTGACGCCCTGA
- a CDS encoding NAD(P)-dependent malic enzyme produces the protein MAAEIVNPRSDSAHGSAHDSSTRGSAHNSAQDSATHGTADAGNGVDEPFDPAFALHRGGKMAIRATVPVRDKDDLSLAYTPGVAKVCSAIAERPELVHDYTWKSQVVAVVTDGTAVLGLGDIGPEASLPVMEGKAILFKQFGGVDAVPLALATTDTDEIIETVVRLAPSFGGVNLEDIAAPRCFEIERRLQERLDIPVFHDDQHGTAVVTLAALRNAAKLTGRTLGELRAVISGAGAAGVAIAKFLLAAGLGDVAVADRKGIVSADRDDLTDVKRELAALTNRAGLSGSLETALSGADVFIGVSGGTVPEPAIASMAPGAFVFAMANPNPEVHPDIAHRYAAVVATGRSDYPNQINNVLAFPGIFAGALQVRASRITESMKIAAANALADVVGDELAADYVIPSPFDERVAPAVTAAVAAAARAEGVARR, from the coding sequence ATGGCAGCGGAGATCGTCAATCCTCGCAGCGACAGTGCTCACGGCAGTGCTCACGACAGCAGTACTCGGGGCAGCGCTCACAACAGTGCTCAGGACAGCGCGACGCACGGCACGGCAGACGCCGGCAACGGCGTGGACGAGCCCTTCGATCCGGCCTTCGCGCTCCACCGCGGCGGCAAGATGGCCATCAGGGCCACGGTCCCGGTGCGGGACAAGGACGACCTGTCCCTCGCGTACACGCCCGGCGTCGCCAAGGTGTGCAGCGCGATCGCGGAGCGGCCCGAGCTGGTGCACGACTACACCTGGAAGTCGCAGGTCGTGGCCGTCGTGACGGACGGTACGGCGGTGCTGGGACTCGGTGACATCGGCCCCGAGGCGTCGCTGCCCGTGATGGAGGGCAAGGCGATCCTCTTCAAGCAGTTCGGCGGCGTCGACGCGGTGCCGCTCGCGCTCGCCACCACGGACACGGACGAGATCATCGAGACCGTCGTCCGGCTCGCGCCCTCCTTCGGGGGCGTCAATCTGGAGGACATCGCGGCGCCGCGATGCTTCGAGATCGAGCGCAGGCTCCAGGAGCGCCTCGACATCCCCGTCTTCCACGACGACCAGCACGGCACGGCCGTCGTCACCCTCGCCGCCCTGCGCAACGCGGCGAAGCTGACCGGCCGGACCCTCGGCGAGCTGCGCGCGGTCATCTCGGGGGCGGGCGCGGCCGGGGTCGCCATCGCCAAGTTCCTGCTGGCGGCCGGGCTCGGCGATGTGGCCGTGGCGGACCGCAAGGGCATCGTCAGCGCCGACCGCGACGACCTGACGGACGTCAAGCGCGAGCTGGCGGCGCTCACCAACCGCGCCGGGCTCTCCGGTTCGCTGGAGACCGCGCTCTCCGGCGCCGACGTCTTCATCGGGGTGTCCGGCGGTACGGTCCCGGAGCCCGCGATCGCCTCGATGGCGCCGGGGGCGTTCGTCTTCGCGATGGCCAACCCCAACCCCGAGGTGCACCCGGACATCGCGCACCGGTACGCGGCGGTGGTGGCCACCGGACGCTCCGACTACCCGAACCAGATCAACAACGTGCTCGCCTTCCCGGGCATCTTCGCGGGCGCGCTCCAGGTGCGGGCCTCCCGGATCACCGAGTCCATGAAGATCGCGGCGGCGAACGCGCTGGCCGACGTGGTCGGGGACGAGCTGGCGGCGGACTACGTCATCCCCTCGCCGTTCGACGAGCGGGTCGCCCCGGCGGTCACGGCGGCGGTCGCGGCGGCGGCGCGCGCCGAGGGGGTCGCGCGGCGCTGA
- a CDS encoding ABC transporter substrate-binding protein, with translation MTARTTRRTTAAKSRIAAAGAIVVAGTLLLTACGDQTQSGEKSSESTKAPLFDQLPKAIQDKGVIKVGSDISYAPVEFKDKSGKTVGIDPDLADALGKQLGVTFEFENGTFDSLLTGLRSKRYDMAMSAMTDTKDRQDGVDSDTGKKVGEGVDFVDYFTAGVSLYTKKGANTGITTWSDVCGKKIVVQRATVSEDLAKSESKKCTSAGKGKISIESFDNDQQAQTRLRSGGAVVGSSDAPVAAYAAKTSGGGKDFEVVGEQVEAAPYGIAVAKGSPLAKALKDAMDAIIKNGEYSKVLDKWGAGEGAVTEAKINGGS, from the coding sequence ATGACCGCACGCACCACCCGCCGTACGACCGCCGCGAAGTCCCGGATCGCCGCGGCCGGCGCGATCGTGGTCGCCGGCACACTGCTGCTGACCGCCTGCGGTGACCAGACCCAGAGCGGCGAGAAGTCCTCGGAATCCACGAAGGCGCCCCTCTTCGACCAGCTGCCCAAGGCCATCCAGGACAAGGGCGTCATCAAGGTCGGCTCGGACATCTCGTATGCCCCGGTCGAATTCAAGGACAAGTCCGGCAAGACGGTGGGTATCGACCCGGACCTCGCGGACGCGCTCGGCAAGCAGCTCGGCGTCACGTTCGAGTTCGAGAACGGCACCTTCGACTCGCTGCTCACGGGCCTGCGCTCCAAGCGGTACGACATGGCCATGTCGGCCATGACGGACACCAAGGACCGCCAGGACGGGGTGGACAGCGACACCGGCAAGAAAGTCGGCGAGGGCGTCGACTTCGTCGACTACTTCACGGCCGGCGTCTCCCTGTACACGAAGAAGGGCGCGAACACCGGCATCACCACCTGGTCGGACGTCTGCGGCAAGAAGATCGTCGTCCAGCGCGCGACCGTCTCGGAGGACCTGGCCAAGTCCGAGAGCAAGAAGTGTACGAGCGCCGGGAAGGGCAAGATCTCCATCGAGTCGTTCGACAACGACCAGCAGGCGCAGACCCGGCTGCGCAGCGGTGGCGCCGTGGTCGGCTCCAGTGACGCCCCGGTCGCCGCCTACGCGGCCAAGACCTCGGGCGGCGGCAAGGACTTCGAGGTCGTCGGCGAGCAGGTCGAGGCCGCTCCGTACGGCATCGCCGTGGCGAAGGGCAGCCCGCTGGCGAAGGCGCTCAAGGACGCCATGGACGCGATCATCAAGAACGGCGAGTACTCGAAGGTTCTCGACAAGTGGGGCGCCGGCGAGGGCGCGGTGACGGAAGCCAAGATCAACGGTGGCTCCTGA
- a CDS encoding amino acid ABC transporter permease has product MSVEIDKPSGPQGTPSPVSEPITAIPVRHYGRYVSAVVAIALLCAIVYAFAQGNINWGAIPDYFFDDRILEGVGQTMLLTVVSMLIGVVGGIVLAVMRLSKNPVMSSIAWSYIWFFRGTPVLVQLMVWFNLGLVFEYINLGPIYKDYWSSFMTPFLTALLGLGLNEAAYMAEICRAGLLSVDEGQTEASHALGMSHAKTLRRIVIPQAMRVVVPPTGNEVINMLKTTSLVSAVQYYELLRYAQDIGQSSGAPVEMLFLAAAWYLVMTSVLSVGQYYLERYYARGSSRTLPPSPLQRVRANLLSLGRPKGGMA; this is encoded by the coding sequence GTGAGCGTTGAGATCGACAAGCCGAGCGGCCCCCAGGGCACGCCGTCCCCCGTCTCGGAACCCATCACGGCCATCCCCGTACGGCACTACGGGCGATACGTCTCCGCGGTGGTCGCCATCGCGCTGCTCTGCGCGATCGTCTACGCGTTCGCCCAGGGCAACATCAACTGGGGCGCCATCCCCGACTACTTCTTCGACGACCGCATCCTCGAGGGTGTGGGCCAGACCATGCTGCTCACGGTGGTCTCGATGCTGATCGGCGTCGTCGGCGGCATCGTGCTGGCGGTGATGCGGCTGTCGAAGAACCCGGTGATGTCCTCGATCGCCTGGTCGTACATCTGGTTCTTCCGCGGCACCCCGGTCCTGGTGCAGCTGATGGTCTGGTTCAACCTGGGGCTGGTCTTCGAGTACATCAACCTCGGACCGATCTACAAGGACTACTGGTCCAGCTTCATGACGCCCTTCCTGACGGCCCTGCTGGGTCTCGGGCTGAACGAGGCCGCCTACATGGCCGAGATCTGCCGGGCGGGCCTGCTGTCGGTCGACGAAGGCCAGACGGAGGCGTCGCACGCGCTGGGCATGAGCCACGCCAAGACGCTGCGCAGGATCGTGATCCCGCAGGCGATGCGGGTGGTCGTGCCGCCGACCGGCAACGAAGTCATCAACATGCTGAAGACGACCTCGCTGGTCTCGGCCGTCCAGTACTACGAACTGCTGCGGTACGCGCAGGACATCGGGCAGTCCTCCGGTGCCCCGGTGGAGATGCTCTTCCTCGCGGCGGCCTGGTACCTGGTCATGACGTCGGTGCTCTCCGTCGGCCAGTACTACCTGGAGCGCTACTACGCGCGGGGGTCCAGCCGGACCCTCCCGCCCTCCCCGCTCCAGCGCGTCCGCGCGAATCTGCTGTCCCTCGGCCGGCCCAAGGGAGGCATGGCATGA
- a CDS encoding amino acid ABC transporter ATP-binding protein produces the protein MTAMVKAEGVHKSFGAAHILKGIDLEVAPREVFCLIGPSGSGKSTFLRCINHLEKINSGRLSVDGELVGYRQRGDKLYELKDAEVARKRRDIGMVFQRFNLFPHMTAIENVMEAPVQVRGEAKAVARARAERLLDRVGLADKAGNYPSQLSGGQQQRVAIARALAMEPKLMLFDEPTSALDPELVGDVLDVMRGLAEDGMTMIVVTHEMGFAREVGDALVFMDDGVVVESGHPRDVLTDPQHDRTKSFLSKVL, from the coding sequence ATGACCGCGATGGTGAAGGCCGAGGGCGTCCACAAGTCCTTCGGCGCCGCCCACATCCTCAAGGGCATCGACCTGGAGGTAGCGCCGCGCGAGGTGTTCTGTCTGATCGGCCCGTCCGGTTCCGGCAAGTCCACCTTCCTGCGCTGCATCAACCACCTGGAGAAGATCAACTCCGGCCGGCTCTCGGTCGACGGCGAGCTGGTCGGCTACCGGCAGCGCGGCGACAAGCTGTACGAGCTGAAGGACGCCGAGGTCGCCAGGAAGCGCCGGGACATCGGCATGGTCTTCCAGCGCTTCAACCTCTTCCCGCACATGACGGCGATCGAGAACGTCATGGAGGCGCCGGTCCAGGTGCGCGGCGAGGCCAAGGCCGTGGCCAGGGCCCGCGCCGAACGGCTGCTGGACCGGGTGGGCCTGGCCGACAAGGCCGGCAACTACCCCTCGCAGCTCTCCGGCGGCCAGCAGCAGCGCGTGGCGATCGCCCGCGCGCTGGCGATGGAGCCGAAGCTCATGCTCTTCGACGAGCCGACGTCGGCGCTCGACCCGGAGCTGGTCGGCGATGTGCTGGACGTGATGCGCGGTCTCGCCGAGGACGGCATGACGATGATCGTCGTCACGCACGAGATGGGCTTCGCGCGGGAGGTCGGCGACGCGCTGGTCTTCATGGACGACGGCGTGGTGGTCGAGTCGGGCCATCCCCGGGACGTACTGACCGACCCGCAGCACGACCGTACGAAGTCGTTCCTCTCCAAGGTGCTGTGA
- a CDS encoding class I SAM-dependent methyltransferase, whose amino-acid sequence MAETDIGAGTGTDIGAGAAPDWRAWQDSWDRQQEWYLPDREDRFRVMLDMVEALVGPAPRVLDLACGTGSITDRLLRRFPRATSTGVDLDPALLTIAHGCFDGDDRVTLVTADLKDPGWTELLPHRSYDAVLTATALHWLHEEPLAALYGQLGALVADGGVFMNADHMRHDATPRINAAERAHRHAAMDRAKAAGAVDWAEWWELVGRDPVLAGPTAERFRIYGEHAEGDTPSLEWHVRTLRAAGFAEARGVWSSPSDSLVLALK is encoded by the coding sequence GTGGCGGAGACGGACATCGGCGCGGGGACCGGTACGGACATCGGCGCCGGGGCCGCTCCCGACTGGCGCGCCTGGCAGGACAGCTGGGACCGGCAGCAGGAGTGGTACCTGCCGGACCGCGAGGACCGCTTCCGGGTCATGCTGGACATGGTGGAGGCCCTCGTCGGCCCCGCGCCCCGGGTGCTCGACCTCGCCTGCGGCACGGGCAGCATCACGGACCGGCTGCTGCGCCGCTTCCCCCGCGCCACCAGCACCGGCGTCGACCTCGACCCCGCGCTCCTGACCATCGCCCACGGCTGCTTCGACGGCGACGACCGCGTCACCCTCGTGACCGCCGACCTCAAGGACCCGGGGTGGACGGAGCTGCTGCCGCACCGCTCGTACGACGCGGTACTCACCGCCACCGCCCTGCACTGGCTCCACGAGGAACCGCTCGCCGCGCTGTACGGGCAGCTCGGCGCTCTGGTCGCTGACGGGGGCGTCTTCATGAACGCCGACCATATGCGCCACGACGCCACGCCCCGGATCAACGCCGCCGAACGGGCCCACCGGCACGCCGCCATGGACCGCGCGAAGGCGGCCGGCGCCGTCGACTGGGCCGAGTGGTGGGAGCTGGTGGGCAGGGACCCGGTCCTCGCCGGGCCGACCGCCGAGCGGTTCAGGATCTACGGCGAGCACGCCGAGGGCGATACGCCGTCCCTGGAGTGGCACGTACGGACGCTGCGCGCGGCGGGCTTCGCGGAGGCGCGCGGCGTGTGGTCCTCGCCCTCCGACTCGCTCGTCCTCGCCCTGAAGTAG
- a CDS encoding CGNR zinc finger domain-containing protein produces the protein MELASYSDYAVRLVNTEEPARGTDTLTSVDTVRSLFGPSSQAARRATDADVTRFRSVRSRLRAVFTAADSGEATLAVDMLNSLLLEFPVSPQISGHDFLDDEGHPRWHLHLADHPSNATAGYAATAAMGLAFHLTEYGVDRLGLCQAAPCRNAYLDTSTNRSRRYCSDRCATRANVAAYRARKRLETERSAATGRSADTSQETTARGRR, from the coding sequence GTGGAACTGGCCTCTTACTCGGACTATGCCGTACGTCTGGTCAACACCGAGGAACCGGCCCGCGGCACGGATACCCTGACCTCGGTCGACACCGTCCGCTCCCTCTTCGGCCCCAGCTCCCAGGCGGCCCGCCGCGCCACCGACGCGGATGTCACCCGCTTCCGGTCGGTACGGTCCCGGCTGCGCGCGGTCTTCACCGCCGCCGACTCGGGCGAGGCCACCCTGGCGGTGGACATGCTGAACTCGCTGCTGCTGGAGTTCCCCGTCAGCCCGCAGATCTCGGGCCACGACTTCCTGGACGACGAGGGCCACCCGCGCTGGCACCTGCACCTCGCGGACCACCCGTCCAACGCGACGGCCGGCTACGCGGCGACGGCGGCGATGGGGCTCGCGTTCCACCTCACGGAGTACGGGGTGGACCGGCTCGGCCTGTGCCAGGCGGCGCCGTGCCGCAACGCGTACCTCGACACCTCCACCAACCGCTCGCGCCGCTACTGCTCCGACCGCTGCGCGACCCGGGCCAACGTCGCCGCCTACCGGGCCCGCAAGCGCCTGGAGACCGAGCGCTCGGCCGCCACCGGCCGCAGCGCGGACACCAGCCAGGAGACCACAGCGCGCGGCCGCCGCTGA
- the sodX gene encoding nickel-type superoxide dismutase maturation protease: MTEDGREPGARLGIAEVRGPSMYPTLKHGDQLLVHYRAAVRPGDVAVLRHPLQQDLLIVKRLIERRDGGWWVLGDNPGAEGDSRVFGAVPEELLLGRVRARYRPLGDQRRPRAVVSWLVSALRPVAAERSVSRRLRAR; encoded by the coding sequence ATGACGGAGGACGGGCGGGAGCCGGGGGCAAGGCTGGGGATCGCCGAGGTGCGGGGTCCCTCCATGTATCCCACGCTCAAGCACGGCGATCAGCTCCTCGTCCACTACCGCGCCGCGGTGCGGCCGGGCGATGTGGCGGTGCTCAGACACCCGTTGCAGCAGGATCTGCTCATCGTGAAGCGGCTGATCGAGCGACGCGACGGCGGATGGTGGGTGCTCGGGGACAATCCGGGGGCCGAGGGGGACAGCCGGGTGTTCGGGGCGGTCCCCGAGGAATTGCTGCTGGGGCGGGTCAGGGCGCGCTACCGGCCGCTGGGCGATCAGCGGCGGCCGCGCGCTGTGGTCTCCTGGCTGGTGTCCGCGCTGCGGCCGGTGGCGGCCGAGCGCTCGGTCTCCAGGCGCTTGCGGGCCCGGTAG
- the sodN gene encoding superoxide dismutase, Ni, producing MLSRLFAPKVKVSAHCDLPCGVYDPAQARIEAESVKAVQEKMQGNDDAHFQARATVIKEQRAELAKHHVSVLWSDYFKPPHFEKYPELHQLVNDTLKALSTAKGSTDPATGQKALDYIAQIDKIFWETKKA from the coding sequence ATGCTTTCCCGCCTGTTTGCCCCCAAGGTCAAGGTCAGCGCCCACTGCGACCTCCCCTGCGGCGTGTACGACCCGGCCCAGGCCCGTATCGAGGCCGAGTCGGTCAAGGCCGTCCAGGAGAAGATGCAGGGCAACGACGACGCCCACTTCCAGGCGCGCGCCACGGTCATCAAGGAGCAGCGCGCCGAGCTGGCCAAGCACCACGTTTCGGTGCTCTGGAGCGACTACTTCAAGCCGCCGCACTTCGAGAAGTACCCGGAGCTGCACCAGCTGGTCAACGACACCCTGAAGGCGCTGTCGACCGCCAAGGGCTCCACGGACCCGGCGACGGGCCAGAAGGCCCTGGACTACATCGCCCAGATCGACAAGATCTTCTGGGAGACCAAGAAGGCTTGA